The Pseudomonas sp. IAC-BECa141 genome contains the following window.
GGCCTATGCGCTGGTGTTCGAACCGGTCGAGCGCCAGCTCTATGACACGCGAACCTTCAGTCAGGCGGTAATAAAGCGGATCCACGAGCAACCCGCGCCGCTGGTGCTGCACGGCATGGGCAAGGACGCCAAGGCGATCAAGTTCATGGTCAACGTCGAGCAGGACCTGCAACCGCTGTTCACCGAAACCACGCAGGCACTCGAAGCACTCAAGGGGCCGGCGTGGCTGATGATGGATCGCAGTGACTACCTGGCCCTGCAAGGCACGCCGATCGGGGCGTTGCAGCCGGTGCTGAGCGGGCGATTCGACAAAAACGATTATGTGTTGCTATGGCTGACGCCTTAACCTGCGCGCCTTGATTTCGACAGGGACCGCTGACTGATGACCTTTACCGTGCGACTGGCCCTGGCAGCCGATGCCATCGCCCTCCCCGCCATCGAGCGTTCGGCCACCGCGCTGTTTCGCCTCGACCCGTCACTGGCCTGGCTGGCAGATGCCGCTGTGCCGCAGGCCTCGGCGCATTTAGCGGCCATTGAACGGGACGAACTGTGGGTGGCGGAAAACAACGACGGGCAACTTGCAGGTTTTTTAAGGGCGGTGACTGTCGATCAACAGTTGCACATTGAGGAACTGTCCGTCAGCCAACACTTTCAAGGTCGGGGCGTCGGTCGCAAGTTGCTGTTGTCGGCGATTGAACAAGCGCGTCTGTGGCAACTTCGGGCGGTGACGCTGACGACGTTTCGCGACCTTGCATGGAATGCGCCGTTCTATCAGCGCATGGGTTTTGCGCTATTGAACGCCGAAGACTGCGACGCGCGCCTGAACCAAGTATTGCGCAATGAAATCGCTCACGGATTGCCCGGCGAGCGACGTTGCGCCATGCGCCTGGTGCTCACGCCGTCGCCTTGAGATCAACCCCCAGCGCCTGGGCAAACGCCTTGACCAACGGGCTGCGCACGGTGTTGTGTCGCAGGATCAGATTGAACGGCGTGTCGAAGTGGATCAGCTCCGGGCACACCGCGCGAAACTGCCCGGCGGCCACCAGCGTGGCGGCGTAATGCTGGGGCAGAAAGCCCACGAAACGCCCGGTCTTGATCAACAACGCCACCGCTTCGACCTGGGTCGCCGAGGCGGAATAACTGTCGTAGCGGGCAAAGTTGAGCTTGTCGCGATGGATCGCATAGCGGTGGTTGATGCACTCGTAATCCTGCAGCACGTTGCCGCCTATCTGGTCTGCCGGCAGGTCGAACAACGGGTGGCCGACGGCGCAGTAAGCCTGCGAGCGTTCTTCATAGAGCGGGTAATAATCGAATTCTTCGCGCTTTTGATATACCGGAACGATTCCGGCCACTAAGCGGCCTTCCACTACGCCTCTTTCAACTTCATCCAACTGGGTCGCCTGAAGTTGAAACCTTACTTTCGGCGAGTGTTCATTTATCTTTCTAAGTGCGGCAACTAACGGCGAATTATCGTCGCTGATCGTATTGTCGATCACCCCCACTCCCAGATCACCGATAAGTTCGTTCTGCGCTGAACTAAGCCGGTCACGAAAGTTGTCGACCGAGGCAAACAAGTCAATCGACGCCTGATACACCAGACGCCCCTCTTCGGTCAGGTGAAACCCTTCGCGCCCCCGGGTACACAGGCGCATGCCGATGCGGATTTCCAGGTCGGAGATCTGCTTGCTGATCGCCGCCAAGCCCACGTTCAGCTCGTTTTGCGCCGCGCTGAAGCCGCCGGCCTCGACCACCGCCTTGAACACCTTGAGCAGTTTGAAATCCAGTCCGCTGAGGGCCAAAGGTGCCCGGTGAGCGGTTTTGACCGGTGGGTTTCCGGAATTGGAAAGTGGGGTTTCCATAATGCTGATTTACCTCTGGCGCAATGTTCAACAATCTGTGTCCAACAACAAAAACATCGCCGGCTAATAATAATGACCACAGAAAACAAGCCTTGGCAACCGCCAAAAAATCCCGAACATCAGTGCCAACTCACTGATCGGCAAACATAAAAAGCTGACACTTCGATCAGCTCTTGTCTCTTTGCAACTGCCCTCTTGAAAACTGCTTTGGCCTTATTCCGTCCGCGGCTGTTCGCTAAATAGCCAGCGCGATTTTCAGGGCCATGCACACCGATTTCAGTTCGCTTTACCGACGAGGAAAACAACAAATGTCTCAAACCACCGACCGTCTCTGGGGCGCCCGTTTCAAAAGCGGCCCGTCCGCAGCCCTGGCGGCCCTGTCCCGTTGCCCCGAGCGCTATTTCCGCCTGACGCCGTACGATCTTGCCGGCTCCAAGGCGCACGCCGGGGAGCTGCAGCGTGCCGGCCTGCTGGACGAGCAGGAAACCCGCACGATGATCGAAACCCTGGACGGCATCGGTGCCGATTTCGCTGCCGGGCGCATCGCCCCGACGCTGGACGACGAAGACGTTCACACCTTCATCGAACGCCTGCTGACCGAGCGCCTCGGCGCACTGGGCGGCAAGCTGCGTGCCGGCCGCTCGCGCAACGACCAGACCGCCAACGATCTGCGCCTGTTCCTGCGCGATCACGTGCGCACCCTGGCCGTGGAAGTGCTGGCCCTGCAAACGGCGCTGGTGGATCAGGCCGAGCAGCACGTCGAAAGCATCTGCCCCGGTTTCACCCACTTGCAGCAGGCGCAACCGATCGTGTTCGCCCATCACCTGCTGGCCCACGCCCAATCGATGTTGCGTGACGTGCAGCGTCTGGTGGACTGGGACGCACGCACTTCGCTGTCGCCCCTCGGTGCTGCGGCCATGGCCGGTTCCGCCATCGCTCGCCAGCCGCAGCAATCGGCCAAGGAAATGGGCTACGCCGGGGTTTGCGAAAACTCCATCGACGCCGTGGCCAGCCGCGATCACGTCGCCGAATTCCTGTTCATCGCCAGCATGCTCGGGATCAATATCTCGCGTCTGGCCGAAGAGTTCTGCCTGTGGTCGTCGCGCCAGTTCCGCTGGGTCGATCTGGATGACGCCTACGCCACCGGCAGCTCGATCATGCCGCAGAAGAAAAACCCCGACATCGCCGAACTGGCCCGGGGCAAGGCTGGTCGCCTGATCGGCAACCTGACCGGCCTGCTCTCGACGCTCAAATCCCTGCCGCTGTCGTACAACCGCGACCTGAGCGAAGACAAGAACGGCGTGCTCGACAGTGTCGACACTCTGCTGCTGGTGCTGCCGGCCATGGCCGGAATGGTTGCGACCATGACCGTCAACGTCGAGGAATTGCGGCGTCAGGCGCCGCTGGGTTTCACCCTCGCCACCGAAGTCGCCGACTGGCTGGCGGTGCGCGGTGTGCCGTTCAAGGAAGCCCACGAAATGACCGGAGCGCTGGTGCAAGCCTGCGAAAAACACGACCTCGAATTGTGGGAAGCCTCGCCGGCATTGCTGGCCGAGATCGACCCGCGCCTCACGGCAGACGTGCGTGACAGCCTGACCCTGGAAGCCGCCATCGCTGCCCGCAGCGGTTGGGGCGGCACCGCGCCGCAACAGGTGCGCGAGCAGATCAGCCGCTTGAAAACCGCCCTCGCCGCGCAGCAACAGTGGACCGAAAACTACCAGGGCTTCCGCCTCTGAGCCGGGTCCCCCTCCCACCGGGAGGGGGTTGATCGAAAAGTACAGTGTACGGAGAAACACCATGAGCCAGACTCAGGCAGAACGACTCCAGGCGGAGCGCAAACTGGCGGAAAACCAGTTCGACATTACCCAGTACCAACACGTGCCACGGCGTTATTACGGGCGGATTTTCTTCGCCACCGTGATCGTCATCGCCATCATCGGCCTGGTGCGGGCCTTCGCCGAAGGCAAGATCGAATGGTCGTACATCGGCCAGTTCCTCACCTCCGAAGCGATCATGTGGGGCCTGTTCAACACGATCATCATGGCCGTGCTGGCCATGGCGCTGGGCATCGTGTTCGGGGTCATCACCGCCATCATGCGCATGTCGGCCAACCCGATCCTGCGCTACGTGGCAGTGACCTACACCTGGCTGTTTCGCGGTACGCCGCTGATTCTGCAACTGCTGTTGTGGTTCAACCTGGCGCTGATCTTCCCCACCATCGGCATTCCCGGCCTGTTCCAGCTCGACACCGTGAGCCTGATGACGCCGTTCGTGGCCGCCCTGCTCGGCTTGAGCATCAACCAGGGCGCCTACACCGCTGAAGTGGTACGCGCCGGCCTGCTGTCGGTGGACACCGGCCAGTACGAAGCGGCCAAGTCGATCGGCATGCCACGCCTGCAAGCGCTGCGCCGGATCATCTTGCCCCAGGCCATGCGAATCATCATTCCGCCGGTCGGCAACGAATTTATCGGCATGGTGAAAATGACCTCGCTGGCGAGCGTGATCCAGTACTCGGAACTGCTCTACAACGCCCAGAACATCTACTACGCCAACGCCCGGGTCATGGAGCTGCTGATCGTCGCCGGTATCTGGTACCTGGCCACCGTCACCGTCCTGTCCTTTGGTCAAAGCCGTCTGGAGCGTCGTTTCGCTCGCGGCGCCGGCAAGCGTTCTTGAGGAATCCGTCATGAGAAGCATCGTCAAGGCCGTGAGCCTGAACAAATATTACGACCAGTACCACGCGCTCAAGGACATCAACATCGAGGTCGAGCAAGGCGAAGTGCTGTGCATCATCGGCCCGTCCGGCTCGGGCAAGAGCACCCTGCTGCGCTGCGTCAATCAGCTGGAAAAGATCGACAAGGGCGGCCTCTGGGTCGACGGCGAACTGGTCGGCTACCGCGTCGTCGGGCACAAGCTGCACGAACTCAACGAGTCGCAGATAGCTCGCCAGCGCCTGGCCACCGGCATGGTGTTCCAGCGCTTCAATCTGTTTCCGCACATGACTGTGCTGCAAAACATCATCGAGGGCCCGTGTCAGGTGCTCAAGCGTTCGCCCAAGGAGGCGCACGAAGAAGCCCTGGAACTGCTGGCCCGGGTCGGCCTGGCCGACAAACGCAACAGCTACCCGATTGAACTCTCGGGCGGTCAGCAGCAACGGGTGGCGATTGCCCGAGCCCTGGCCATGCGACCCAAGCTGATGCTGTTCGATGAACCTACTTCGGCACTCGACCCGGAACTGGTCGGTGAGGTGCTGTCGGTGATGCGCGACCTGGCGCAGACCGGCATGACCATGATCGTCGTCACCCATGAACTGGGCTTCGCCCGGGAGGTTTCCAACCGCATGGTGTTCATGGACGACGGGCAGATCGTGGAGGCTGGAAGCCCCGAAGAAATACTAATAAGTCCGCAAAACCCGCGCACCCAAAGCTTCATTTCTGCCGTTCGAACCTGAGGCCCCTTTGGCCTTCACAACACTCATAAGAGAACGTCCATGAAGAACTTCGTCATTCCAGCAGTACTCACCTCCCTCATGTCTTGCGGTTTCGCCGTGGCCGCCGACTTGCCGGCCAGCATCAAGGAGAAAGGCGAGATCGTCGTCGCGATCATGCCCAACTATCCGCCGATGGATTTCAAGGACCCGGCCACCAACAAGCTCACCGGCCTTGACTACGACCTGGGCAACGCCCTGGCCGAACGCCTCGGGGTCAAGATCAAGTGGCAGGAGACCGGCTTCGAGCAAATGATCAACGCCCTGACCACCGAACGCGTGGACATGGTCCTGTCGGGCATGACCGACACCGCCGAGCGTCAGGCCAGCGTGACCTTCGTCGACTACTTCACCAGCGGCCCGCAGTTCTACACCTTGCAGAAAAACACCGCGACCAACGAGATCATCGACCTGTGCGGCAAGAAAGTCGGCACCAGCCGCCGCACCACCTTCCCGTCGGAAATTGCCGAGTGGAGCAAGGCCAACTGTGAAGCGGCCGGCAAGCCTGCGATCAACGTGGTCGGCACTGAAGGCTCGGCCGACGCCCGCGCCCAACTGCGCCAGAGCCGCATTGATGCGGCGATGCAGGGCAGCGAAACCCTGTCGTACCTCAAGACCCAGGAAAAGGACATGTACAAAACGGTCGGCCAACCGATCTCCGTGCAGTTCACCGGGCTGGGAGTGAGCAAGAAGAAGCCTGAGCTGAGTGAAGCCGTGAAAGTGGCGCTGCAGAGCATGGTGGATGACGGCAGCTATGGCGCGATTCTGAAGAAGTGGGATCTGGAATTGGGTGCGATCAAGGAAGTGACCATTAACGCGGGCAAGTAATCCGGTCAGCGCCACCTTTCCATTGTGGGAGCGAGCTTGCTCTGGGCGGCATTCCGACGAAGTCAGTGTGTCATTCACCAGGGATGTCGACTGACATGGCCTCATCGCGAGCAAGCTCGCTCCCACAGGTACAGCGTACGTCCCTACATGTGTGGAGCGCCCAATGCTCAGTTCACCCCAACCCGCCTGGCCCGACCAGCACAAAGCCTGCCTGGCCCTGGCCTTCGACCTCGACGGCCCGACCGGCGATGCCATGCTCAACAACTCGATCTGGCACAAACCCGAGTATTTCGGCTTCGGCGGCTACGGCCCTTACCGCGCCCTGCCGCGCCTGCTGGATCTGCTCGACACCTTCAAGATCCCGACCACCTTCTTCGTCCCCGCGTGGGTCGTGGAAAACTGGCCGAAACAATGCCAGGCCATCGTCGAACGCGGCCATGAAGTCGCCTACCACGGCTACAAGCACGAATCCTTCTACGCCCTGACGCTGGATCAGCAGCAGGCCGTGATGAACAAATCCCGCGACGTCTTCTGGCAATACCTGCACATCCGCGCCGAGGGCTTTCGCACGCCGTCCGGCGACTGGCGCGCCGAAACCCCGGCGATGCTGGCCGACAACGGCGTGATCTATTCCAGCAGCATGCGCGGCGACGATCGCCCGTATCTGGTCAACGTCCCCGGCCACGACACGCCGCTGGTGGAAATTCCCGGCCGCTGGGAAATGGACGACTACGCCTCCCTCGCCTACACCCGCGCACCGAACTTTCCGTCCGGGCTCGACCGCACCGCCAGCTACGAGCTGACCCTCGACAACTGGCAGCGCGAGTACGACGGCGCGATGGACGAAGGCCTGTGCCTGACCACCCTGTTCCACCCGAAAATCACTGGCAAACCGGGACGCATCCTGTTGCTGGAGAAACTCTTCCAACACATGCGCCAGCGCGAAGACGTGTGGTTTGCCACCTGCCGCGACGTCGCACGCTGGTGGCTGAAGGAGCATCACCATGGCTGACGCGAATAATCTCTGGCCTGCCGGTAAACGCTGCGCAGTGGTGCTGACCGTCGATTACAACGATATCCACGGCATTCTCACCCAGGCCCCGGAAGTCGCCGGGCGCGACAAGACGCTGTCGGTGTGGCGCTACGGCACCCAACGCGGCGTCGAGCGTTTGCTCAGCCTTTTCAGGGAACTCGGGGTGCGCAGCAGCTGGTTCGTGCCCGGCATCGTCGCCGAGGAAAACCCGCAGCATATCGTCGCGATCCAGGCTGACGGCCATGAAATCGCCTGCGCCGGCTACCGCCATCAGGATTACGACACGCTGGATCTGGCGACACAAAGCGCAGAGGTCGCCAAGGGTTGTGCTGCGCTGGAAGCCTTGACCGGCGTGCATCCCAGCGGATTCCGGATCCCTGCGGGCAACGGCGCGCCGGGCTTCATCGAAGCCTTGAAAGATCACGGCATTCACTGGTCGTCATCATGGCGCGGCGATGACCTGCCGTTCCTTCATCCAACCGCGCCTGAAGTCGTCGAGTTGCCGTTGCATTACGAACTGGAAGACGAACCCTATTTCGCCTTCAACCTGAGCCCGGCCGTGCCGCCGGCGCAATCGCGGATCGCCTCCTACAGCCACACCCTGGGCAACCTGCAAATGGACTTCGCCGGATTTCACCGCTTCGGCCTGTGCTACGTGCTGCGCCTGCATCCGGAAATCATTGCCACGCCGGGGCGCGTCGGCGTGCTGCGCGAATTGCTGCAAGGCATTCAGCAGCATGACGACGTGTGGATCGCCACCGGCGCCGAAGTCGCGCAGTGGTGGGCGCAAACGGCGGCGCCGGTCGCGCAGGATCATCCGGCGTCGGTGTATGAACGCCATTATCGGGACTACCTCGTATGACGGAACGCATGCAGCGGCTGGCGCAGTTTTGCGTCGAGACCCGGTTTGAAGACCTGCCGCCGGCGTTGGTGGAACAGGCCAAACGGCACATTCTCGACACCTTCGGCGCAGCACTGGCCGGGGCCGACAGTGCGGTAGCGCTTCAGGCACGGCAGGTGTTCGGCGCCGAACCGGGCACCGCACTGGTCTGGGGTACAACACTGGGCGTCGGTGCGGGGCACGCCGCATTGCTCAACGGTATCGCCGCCCACGCGCTGGAACTGGACGACACCGGCGGTTGCGACCACTCCGGCGCGGTGGTGTTGCCGGCAGTGATGGCGGCGCTATCGCTGGTGGATCGGCCGGTAGACGGTCGCGAGTTCATCACCGCTACGGTGATCGGCTACGAAATCGGCCGGCGCGTGCTGGAAGCCTGCGGCAGTTATTCGGCGCACAACGGCGCCGGCTGGCATTCCACCGCCACCTGCGGCGTGTTCGGCGCGGCGGCGGCCTGTGCGCGGATCTTTGCGCTGGATCTCGGGCAAACCGTGTCGGCGCTCGGCATCGCCGGCAGTTTCAGCGGTGGGTTGTGGGCGTTCATCCATGACGGTTCGCAAAGCAAGAAACTGCACAGCGGTCGTGCGGCCGAGGGCGGTTTGCTCGCGGCGCGTTTTGCTCGCGAAGGTGTCAGTGGGCCGTCGATGTTGTTCGAGGATGTCTGGGGTGGTTTTCTTAAAACCCTCGCGCCGGGCAGTGCGCAGCCGGATGCGCTGAATGCTGATTTGCGACGGGTCTGGAAACTCGCGCGCTGTTCGATCAAACCCTATGCCGCGTGTCGTGGCACTCATTCGGCCATCGATGCGCTCGGTTTGTTGCTGGAGCAATTACAGGTCGGCGCGGATCAGGTGGAAGACGTCCAGGTGAGTTTGTGCGGGTTTCTGCTCGACATGTGCGGCGGTCGCGACACCCGAAGTCTGGCCGCTGCGCAGATGAGCCTGCCCTACGCCCTCGCCGTGCGACTGGTACACGGTCATTGCCGGTTGGAGGCTTATGACGAACAGCCACGCAACGATCCGCGCATTGCCCACTGGCTGACGCGCATTCGCCTTGAAGTGGATGAGCGACTGTCGGAGGATGGCGAGCCGGTAGTCGTCGTTCGAACCCGCGACGGGCGCGAAGCAAGCCTGTGTGTCGAGGTGCCGCTGGGCGCGCCGGGTAATCCGCTGAGTGAGGCGGCGCTGGAGGAAAAGTTTTTCAGTCTGGCGTTGCGGGTGATTTCACCGCTCAAGGCCGAGCCGCTATTTGCGCAGCTACGACAGCTGCAAACGCTGGATTCCGTGCGCGATCTCGAGCACCTGTTAACCGAATAAGGACATTTGATTTTTCCGTGGCCACCTACTCGCTCGTTATCCGCCGCCTGATGATCGTCTCGCTGACCATCGTCGCCAGCCGCGCCATCACCAGTCCGTTGCTCACACTGTTCTTGAGCAACAAGCTCGGCCTCAACCAACAGGACGTCGGATTGTTGCTGGGCATCGCGGTGTTTATCGCCACCCTGCTTGCGCTGTACGGCGGTTACATCATCGACCGGCTCGAGAAGCGTCGGTTGCTGATTCTGGCGATGCTCTCCAGTGCCATCGGCTTCGTGCTGCTGACCTTCGCCAAAGATCTGTACCTGACCACCCTGACGCTGGTCATTACTGAAACCGCGTCGGCGCTGTTCCTGATCGGCTCCAAGGCGATCCTCAGTGAAAACCTGCCCATGGGCCAGCGGGCCAAGGCGTTCTCGCTGCGCTACACCCTGACCAACATCGGCTACGCCACCGGCCCGATGCTCGGTGTGGTGATCGCCGGGGTGTATCCGATTGCGCCGTTCCTGATTGCTGCCGGCATCGCTTTCGGCAGCATCTTCCTGATGATCGGCATCCCGAAAGACGC
Protein-coding sequences here:
- a CDS encoding GNAT family N-acetyltransferase — protein: MTFTVRLALAADAIALPAIERSATALFRLDPSLAWLADAAVPQASAHLAAIERDELWVAENNDGQLAGFLRAVTVDQQLHIEELSVSQHFQGRGVGRKLLLSAIEQARLWQLRAVTLTTFRDLAWNAPFYQRMGFALLNAEDCDARLNQVLRNEIAHGLPGERRCAMRLVLTPSP
- a CDS encoding ABC transporter substrate-binding protein, producing the protein MKNFVIPAVLTSLMSCGFAVAADLPASIKEKGEIVVAIMPNYPPMDFKDPATNKLTGLDYDLGNALAERLGVKIKWQETGFEQMINALTTERVDMVLSGMTDTAERQASVTFVDYFTSGPQFYTLQKNTATNEIIDLCGKKVGTSRRTTFPSEIAEWSKANCEAAGKPAINVVGTEGSADARAQLRQSRIDAAMQGSETLSYLKTQEKDMYKTVGQPISVQFTGLGVSKKKPELSEAVKVALQSMVDDGSYGAILKKWDLELGAIKEVTINAGK
- a CDS encoding MmgE/PrpD family protein, producing the protein MTERMQRLAQFCVETRFEDLPPALVEQAKRHILDTFGAALAGADSAVALQARQVFGAEPGTALVWGTTLGVGAGHAALLNGIAAHALELDDTGGCDHSGAVVLPAVMAALSLVDRPVDGREFITATVIGYEIGRRVLEACGSYSAHNGAGWHSTATCGVFGAAAACARIFALDLGQTVSALGIAGSFSGGLWAFIHDGSQSKKLHSGRAAEGGLLAARFAREGVSGPSMLFEDVWGGFLKTLAPGSAQPDALNADLRRVWKLARCSIKPYAACRGTHSAIDALGLLLEQLQVGADQVEDVQVSLCGFLLDMCGGRDTRSLAAAQMSLPYALAVRLVHGHCRLEAYDEQPRNDPRIAHWLTRIRLEVDERLSEDGEPVVVVRTRDGREASLCVEVPLGAPGNPLSEAALEEKFFSLALRVISPLKAEPLFAQLRQLQTLDSVRDLEHLLTE
- a CDS encoding polysaccharide deacetylase family protein, which translates into the protein MADANNLWPAGKRCAVVLTVDYNDIHGILTQAPEVAGRDKTLSVWRYGTQRGVERLLSLFRELGVRSSWFVPGIVAEENPQHIVAIQADGHEIACAGYRHQDYDTLDLATQSAEVAKGCAALEALTGVHPSGFRIPAGNGAPGFIEALKDHGIHWSSSWRGDDLPFLHPTAPEVVELPLHYELEDEPYFAFNLSPAVPPAQSRIASYSHTLGNLQMDFAGFHRFGLCYVLRLHPEIIATPGRVGVLRELLQGIQQHDDVWIATGAEVAQWWAQTAAPVAQDHPASVYERHYRDYLV
- a CDS encoding LysR family transcriptional regulator, translating into METPLSNSGNPPVKTAHRAPLALSGLDFKLLKVFKAVVEAGGFSAAQNELNVGLAAISKQISDLEIRIGMRLCTRGREGFHLTEEGRLVYQASIDLFASVDNFRDRLSSAQNELIGDLGVGVIDNTISDDNSPLVAALRKINEHSPKVRFQLQATQLDEVERGVVEGRLVAGIVPVYQKREEFDYYPLYEERSQAYCAVGHPLFDLPADQIGGNVLQDYECINHRYAIHRDKLNFARYDSYSASATQVEAVALLIKTGRFVGFLPQHYAATLVAAGQFRAVCPELIHFDTPFNLILRHNTVRSPLVKAFAQALGVDLKATA
- a CDS encoding amino acid ABC transporter permease, with the protein product MSQTQAERLQAERKLAENQFDITQYQHVPRRYYGRIFFATVIVIAIIGLVRAFAEGKIEWSYIGQFLTSEAIMWGLFNTIIMAVLAMALGIVFGVITAIMRMSANPILRYVAVTYTWLFRGTPLILQLLLWFNLALIFPTIGIPGLFQLDTVSLMTPFVAALLGLSINQGAYTAEVVRAGLLSVDTGQYEAAKSIGMPRLQALRRIILPQAMRIIIPPVGNEFIGMVKMTSLASVIQYSELLYNAQNIYYANARVMELLIVAGIWYLATVTVLSFGQSRLERRFARGAGKRS
- a CDS encoding amino acid ABC transporter ATP-binding protein, whose translation is MRSIVKAVSLNKYYDQYHALKDINIEVEQGEVLCIIGPSGSGKSTLLRCVNQLEKIDKGGLWVDGELVGYRVVGHKLHELNESQIARQRLATGMVFQRFNLFPHMTVLQNIIEGPCQVLKRSPKEAHEEALELLARVGLADKRNSYPIELSGGQQQRVAIARALAMRPKLMLFDEPTSALDPELVGEVLSVMRDLAQTGMTMIVVTHELGFAREVSNRMVFMDDGQIVEAGSPEEILISPQNPRTQSFISAVRT
- the argH gene encoding argininosuccinate lyase, whose amino-acid sequence is MSQTTDRLWGARFKSGPSAALAALSRCPERYFRLTPYDLAGSKAHAGELQRAGLLDEQETRTMIETLDGIGADFAAGRIAPTLDDEDVHTFIERLLTERLGALGGKLRAGRSRNDQTANDLRLFLRDHVRTLAVEVLALQTALVDQAEQHVESICPGFTHLQQAQPIVFAHHLLAHAQSMLRDVQRLVDWDARTSLSPLGAAAMAGSAIARQPQQSAKEMGYAGVCENSIDAVASRDHVAEFLFIASMLGINISRLAEEFCLWSSRQFRWVDLDDAYATGSSIMPQKKNPDIAELARGKAGRLIGNLTGLLSTLKSLPLSYNRDLSEDKNGVLDSVDTLLLVLPAMAGMVATMTVNVEELRRQAPLGFTLATEVADWLAVRGVPFKEAHEMTGALVQACEKHDLELWEASPALLAEIDPRLTADVRDSLTLEAAIAARSGWGGTAPQQVREQISRLKTALAAQQQWTENYQGFRL
- a CDS encoding polysaccharide deacetylase family protein; amino-acid sequence: MLSSPQPAWPDQHKACLALAFDLDGPTGDAMLNNSIWHKPEYFGFGGYGPYRALPRLLDLLDTFKIPTTFFVPAWVVENWPKQCQAIVERGHEVAYHGYKHESFYALTLDQQQAVMNKSRDVFWQYLHIRAEGFRTPSGDWRAETPAMLADNGVIYSSSMRGDDRPYLVNVPGHDTPLVEIPGRWEMDDYASLAYTRAPNFPSGLDRTASYELTLDNWQREYDGAMDEGLCLTTLFHPKITGKPGRILLLEKLFQHMRQREDVWFATCRDVARWWLKEHHHG